Proteins from a single region of Mytilus trossulus isolate FHL-02 chromosome 2, PNRI_Mtr1.1.1.hap1, whole genome shotgun sequence:
- the LOC134705687 gene encoding uncharacterized protein LOC134705687 — protein sequence MAERVRSIESDKERFLRQVQSTIDYCVRIGASDSQTPQIIDNLKLRLNNLSRDIDRAGSLFISVAEKDDILSIVKDMSDEIDTTSRNNSNASSGVMLFYDKSYILWSRQLAKTKLAL from the exons atGGCTGAAAGAGTACGAAGTATCGAATCGGACAAAGAACGTTTTCTACGACAGGTGCAGTCAACTATAGATTATTGTGTTCGTATAGGAGCCTCAGATTCGCAGACTCCACAGATTATTGACAATCTGAAACTAAG GCTGAATAATTTATCTAGAGATATAGACAGAGCTGGTAGTTTGTTTATATCTGTTGCTGAGAAAGATGATATCCTATCAATTGTCAAAGATATGAGCGACGAAATTGATACAACTTCAAGAAATAATTCCAACGCAAGCAGTG GTGTAATGCTGTTTTATGACAAGAGTTATATACTGTGGTCTAGACAGCTGGCCAAAACAAaattggctttataa
- the LOC134706862 gene encoding integrin alpha-4-like: MINADSTAMDFMVFIFKTYICLHCIDSITHAYNLDKKNVMLFKGPTGSYFGYSVGILENKNGIMILVGAPKGNSSSFPLIDSPGLLYKCPFGDKKRNCYPINVNTAGNTEETVTYHNKRVTFHNGMSNQWLGMTLDVEPINHSSIIICAPRWKDIYLQKKMNGTYHMNGICYLLSSDLSSPPKVLPALTNLKRLVNRKSGYVEFSMGEMGLSAAYSQENGTLLFGAPGLNDWTGGVVIETISGENNVRYIEPSIKESMNGYNGYSITTGKFVSRNKFSIAVGAPRGGKYNTGKVLLYTSESTVGPLSSVFGTQTGSYFGAALCSLSIEGDKLDYLVVGAPMFADKRPEEGRVFVFKSHGLLGFRKASVLKGLDKPYARFGTTISNIGDLDKDGFEDIVVGAPYEEDGRGSIYIFNGYKLGLWSKFTKHITAMGIDPGIRTFGISFSRPYDVDRNNYSDIAVGAYNSDHAIVLWSTPLIDMSETILKVTNLQPVNGCIIHEKLQPNCTNQTLLQGSLVYCLLFKSNRPNSPTNVIVKYQVVFDSTRNNSRVFGLNKSNNLMIHTTFTGKRRIYVNRRACENTTIYIQFNDESNEDVWIELDYHLKGRKVTLLKFNGKKKQPEITNIHKTRVELKQKCTDDNKCDDNIFIKAAMEIQNENKTVYTVGKPVNVFVIVTVLNMDDTKTTPRDVSINIQYSKTLSFVKSFHYWTNRSLPCDIEDYNSSKFIISSRISTERNYNTSAIFEFYVGNGLLEDSVEFLISSHSSSRISNNVTLNLPVVSRSHVTVIGKGSPDEVILKLLNESIKTERKIVFSYIIFNEGPSLLDNSSMLISYPELPGVLDMNGLMIELNPKDSSNYNCTLKKRGEIGSALIDKINEQRNIQLICNGVHSYCTNIVCKFRNIGPRTSVTLNINMLLSVHGTTFQKLRHVKLQSTSVYRNKTGVKDWDEIILFTKSSQKSKVIIDIFNVDMNYEEVRDIQVWIMIISGAGGIVFFLIISLFMFKVGFFRRLENEELQLRKANWRLRIAEANENQDLNRSLQHFHRRNRHTINNACFSSNVDDDETHVLIPYSNGSVTGPSDEDISSISSDMSDESGYLEPIKTRKQRVFVK, translated from the exons GATCCTTGTCGGTGCACCCAAAGGAAACAGCAGTAGCTTTCCATTGATTGACAGCCCTGGTTTGTTGTACAAATGTCCATTTGGAGACAAGAAAAGGAATTGTTACCCAATCAACGTAAATACTGCAG GAAACACAGAAGAAACGGTTACGTATCACAACAAGAGAGTAACATTCCACAACGGTATGAGTAACCAGTGGTTAGGCATGACGTTAGATGTAGAACCTATCAACCACTCGTCAATTATA ATTTGTGCCCCGAGATGGAAAGACATATACTTGCAGAAAAAGATGAATGGAACTTACCATATGAATGGAATATGTTACCTTTTGAGTTCAGATTTATCAAGTCCACCTAAGGTACTCCCAGCACTAACTAACTTGAAAAGACTCGTCAACAGAAAGAGTGGTTATGTTGAGTTTTCAATGGGGGAAATGGGACTTTCAGCTGCATACTCACAG GAAAATGGAACGTTGTTGTTTGGAGCTCCTGGTTTAAATGATTGGACAG GGGGTGTTGTAATAGAAACGATATCAGGAGAAAACAACGTAAGATACATAGAACCATCGATAAAAGAATCTATGAATGGTTATAACG gaTATTCAATAACGACGGGAAAATTTGTTAGTAGAAACAAATTTAGTATAGCAGTAGGAGCCCCTAGAGGTGGTAAATATAATACTGGAAAG GTATTGCTGTATACCAGCGAATCTACAGTTGGTCCGTTATCATCCGTTTTTGGAACGCAG ACAGGTAGCTATTTTGGAGCAGCCTTGTGCAGTTTAAGTATAGAAGGAGACAAACTAGACTACCTTGTCGTAGGGGCTCCGATGTTCGCAGATAAGAGACCAGAAGAAGGCAGAGTGTTTGTGTTCAAATCTCATGGATTG cTCGGATTCAGAAAAGCATCAGTTCTCAAGGGTCTTGATAAACCGTATGCCAGATTTGGAACCACAATCTCTAACATTGGTGATCTTGATAAGGATGGATTTGAAG ATATTGTCGTTGGTGCACCTTATGAAGAAGATGGCAGAGGATCCATATATATCTTTAATGGGTATAAATTAGGTTTGTGGAGCAAGTTCACAAAACATATTACAGCCATGGGGATAGATCCTGGAATAAGAACATTTGGTATATCATTTTCCAGGCCATATGATGTTGACAGAAACAACTATTCAG ATATTGCAGTCGGTGCCTACAATTCTGATCATGCAATTGTCCTGTGGTCTACTCCTTTAATTGACATGTCGGAGACAATATTAAAAGTTACAAATTTGCAACCAGTGAATGGCTGTATCATTCACGAGAAACTACAACCAAACTGTACCAACCAAACTCTTCTACAGGGAAGCTTGGTATACTGTTTATTGTTCAAAAGTAACAGACCGAACTCACCGACTAATGTTA TTGTAAAATATCAGGTTGTATTTGATTCAACTAGGAATAATTCTCGAGTTTTTGGCTTGAACAAAAGCAACAACTTGATGATACATACAACTTTCACTGGGAAGCGTAGGATTTATGTCAACAGGCGAGCATGTGAAAAtactacaatatatatacag TTCAATGACGAATCGAATGAAGATGTATGGATTGAACTAGATTACCACTTAAAAGGTCGAAAGGTCACTTTATTAAAATTCAACGGGAAGAAAAAACAACCAGAAATTACCAATATACACAAAACAAGG GTTGAACTGAAGCAGAAATGCACTGATGACAATAAATGTGACGACAATATATTTATCAAGGCTGCAATGGAAATTcagaatgaaaacaaaactgtataTACTGTAGGAAAACCAGTTAACGTGTTCGTTATAGTAACGGTACTAAATATGGATGATACTAAAACAACACCAAGAGATGTCAGTATAAACattcaatattcaaaaacattatCTTTTGTGAAAAGTTTTCATTACTGGACCAATCGTAGTTTGCCATGTGACATTGAAGACTACAATAGTTCAAAGTTCATCATTAGTAGTAGAATTAGTACGGAACgaaattacaatacatctgctatttttgaattttacgTTGGAAACGGGTTATTGGAGGATAGCGTAGAGTTCTTGATCAGTTCACACAGTAGTAGTAGAATATCCAATAATGTAACGTTAAATTTACCGGTAGTTTCTAGATCTCATGTAACAGTCATTGG taaAGGGAGTCCAGATGAGGTGATTTTGAAACTCTTAAATGAAAGTATTAAGACAGAACGTAAGATTGTGTTTAGTTACATAATTTTCAACGAAGGACCATCTTTACTTGATAACAGCAGCATGTTGATAAGTTACCCCGAGCTACCTGGGGTGTTGGACATGAATGGATTGATG atTGAATTGAATCCAAAAGATTCTTCAAATTACAATTGTACCCTAAAGAAGCGAGGTGAAATCGGAAGTGCATTGATTGACAAGATTAATGAACAACGAAATATTCAGCTT atttgCAATGGTGTACACTCCTACTGTACAAATATTGTGTGCAAATTCCGAAACATCGGACCACGCACATCAGTAACATTGAACATAAATATGCTACTTTCTGTTCATGGTACTACTTTTCAG AAACTGAGACATGTGAAACTTCAGTCGACTTctgtttatagaaataaaaccgGTGTAAAAGATTGGGATGAAATCATACTTTTCACAAAATCAAGTCAAAAGTCAAAG gtaataattgatatttttaacgtTGATATGAATTATGAAGAAGTGAGAGATATACAAGTGTGGATTATGATAATCAGTGGTGCTGGTggaattgttttctttttgataaTTAGTTTGTTCATGTTTAAG GTTGGATTTTTCCGGCGATTAGAAAACGAAGAATTACAACTTAGGAAAGCGAACTGGAGATTGAGAATAGCCGAGGCTAATGAAAATCAAGACTTAAATAGGTCTTTACAACACTTTCACAGACGAAATAGACATACTATTAACAATGCCTGTTTCTCATCGAATGTTGACGACGACGAAACACATGTACTTATTCCATATTCTAATGGTTCTGTAACAGGTCCTTCTGATGAAGACATTTCAAGCATCTCTTCTGATATGTCAGATGAATCAGGATACTTGGAGCCAATCAAAACTAGAAAACAAAGAGTTTTTGTGAAGTGA